In one window of Erwinia tasmaniensis Et1/99 DNA:
- a CDS encoding M20 peptidase aminoacylase family protein, which yields MNPSLEQQLIAWRRELHQFPELSHQEFATTARIKSWLTEADITPLPWDLTTGVVAEIGQGEPLIALRADIDALPIEEVTTVDFRSQHKGVMHACGHDLHTSVMLGAAKLLKAREEALPGRVRLLFQPAEERFGGAKTLIEAGALQDVSAIFGMHNAPELPVGIFATRGGPFYANVDRFTIEVNGKGAHAARPQEGVDAIVIASQIVGALQTLVSRSYSPLETVVVSVTRIEGGNTWNVLPQKVVLEGTVRTYNAQIRSELPQRMRQLITGIASGFGACAELGWHPGPPALINSQHWAEFSKQVAARQNYEVQHADLQMGGEDFAFYLHHIPGAFVSIGSASEFGLHHPAFNPDEALLYPAAHYFSQLAEAALHDIA from the coding sequence ATGAACCCCTCTCTTGAACAACAGCTGATTGCCTGGCGTCGTGAACTGCATCAGTTTCCCGAGCTGTCACATCAGGAATTTGCCACCACCGCACGCATTAAAAGCTGGCTGACTGAGGCGGATATCACCCCGCTGCCCTGGGATCTCACCACCGGCGTGGTGGCGGAGATCGGGCAGGGTGAACCCCTGATCGCCCTGCGTGCGGATATCGACGCCCTGCCGATTGAGGAAGTGACTACGGTGGATTTCCGCTCGCAGCATAAGGGGGTCATGCATGCCTGCGGCCACGATCTGCATACCTCGGTGATGCTGGGTGCAGCAAAGTTGCTGAAAGCGCGCGAGGAAGCCCTGCCGGGGCGCGTGCGCCTGTTGTTTCAGCCGGCGGAGGAGCGCTTCGGCGGCGCTAAAACGCTGATCGAGGCGGGCGCATTACAGGATGTCAGCGCTATATTTGGCATGCACAATGCGCCGGAGTTGCCGGTGGGCATTTTTGCCACACGCGGCGGCCCGTTCTATGCCAACGTCGACCGTTTTACGATTGAGGTCAACGGCAAAGGGGCGCACGCCGCACGTCCACAGGAAGGCGTTGATGCCATCGTTATCGCCAGCCAGATTGTTGGGGCGCTACAGACGTTAGTCAGCCGCAGCTATAGCCCGCTGGAAACGGTGGTGGTCAGCGTCACGCGCATTGAAGGCGGCAATACCTGGAACGTGCTGCCACAAAAGGTGGTGCTGGAGGGGACGGTACGCACCTACAACGCGCAGATACGCAGCGAGCTGCCGCAGCGCATGCGCCAGCTGATAACGGGCATCGCCAGCGGTTTTGGCGCGTGCGCGGAACTGGGATGGCATCCCGGCCCACCAGCCCTGATCAACAGCCAGCACTGGGCAGAGTTCAGCAAGCAGGTGGCAGCACGCCAGAACTATGAGGTTCAGCACGCCGATCTGCAAATGGGAGGTGAGGATTTTGCCTTTTATCTTCATCACATCCCAGGGGCTTTCGTCAGTATCGGCAGCGCCAGCGAGTTTGGACTGCACCATCCGGCATTTAACCCGGATGAAGCCCTGCTCTACCCCGCAGCGCACTATTTCAGCCAGCTGGCGGAAGCGGCCCTGCACGATATCGCATGA
- a CDS encoding LLM class flavin-dependent oxidoreductase — protein sequence MAYRLSVLDKSPLAEGEDATAALARTLTLAQRAEEQGYHRFWLAEHHNSPALASPSPEVLIAWILAHTRRIRVGSGGVMLQHYSPYKVAENFNLLASLAPGRVDLGVGKAPGGLPLSTKALQAGVHPEEKGDFAQQLAALEGWLNPTPLTEQSEDRLLATPLPPLSASRFLLGASEASARLAAELGWQFVFAAHLNGDRQEMARALDLFRSHSGGQNALLAVQAIVADTASQAALLAADLQHYRVHIDGDQSVTVGSLAQAEAYVRQAGATAYRIEPRTLTVLKGTAAQVHDELEQLHQRFGVEEFIIDTPITSGTPRLKSLQLLASHLRVAA from the coding sequence ATGGCTTACCGATTGAGCGTACTGGATAAGAGCCCGCTGGCCGAGGGCGAAGACGCGACGGCGGCGCTGGCTCGCACGCTGACGCTGGCGCAACGGGCCGAGGAGCAGGGATATCACCGCTTCTGGCTGGCTGAACATCATAACAGCCCGGCGCTCGCCAGCCCGTCGCCGGAGGTGTTGATCGCCTGGATCCTGGCGCATACCCGCCGCATCCGCGTCGGCTCCGGCGGCGTGATGTTGCAACACTACAGCCCCTACAAGGTAGCCGAAAACTTTAATCTGCTGGCCTCGCTGGCACCCGGCCGGGTTGATCTTGGCGTAGGCAAAGCGCCTGGCGGCCTGCCGCTGTCGACAAAGGCGCTGCAGGCAGGCGTCCACCCGGAGGAGAAAGGCGATTTTGCCCAGCAGCTGGCGGCGCTGGAGGGCTGGCTTAACCCCACGCCATTGACTGAGCAGAGTGAAGATCGGCTGCTGGCAACCCCGCTTCCCCCGCTTTCCGCCAGCCGTTTTCTGCTCGGTGCCAGCGAAGCGAGCGCCCGCCTGGCGGCAGAACTGGGCTGGCAGTTTGTCTTTGCCGCACATCTTAACGGTGACAGGCAGGAGATGGCGCGAGCACTGGATCTGTTTCGCTCTCACAGCGGTGGCCAGAATGCGCTGCTGGCCGTGCAGGCCATTGTCGCTGATACGGCGTCACAGGCGGCGCTGCTGGCAGCGGATTTACAGCACTACCGCGTGCATATCGATGGCGATCAGAGCGTTACCGTTGGTAGTCTGGCACAGGCAGAGGCCTATGTCCGCCAGGCAGGGGCTACGGCGTATCGCATTGAGCCGCGCACGCTTACCGTGCTGAAAGGCACCGCCGCACAGGTGCACGACGAGCTGGAACAGCTTCACCAACGCTTTGGCGTCGAGGAATTTATCATCGATACGCCGATTACCAGCGGCACGCCGCGTCTTAAATCCCTGCAGCTACTGGCCAGCCATCTGCGCGTTGCCGCGTAA
- a CDS encoding bifunctional 4-hydroxy-2-oxoglutarate aldolase/2-dehydro-3-deoxy-phosphogluconate aldolase translates to MNNSQLSALQVLQTGPVIPVLVIDNADQAVPLARALLQGGVRVLEVTLRTACALEAISRIAKDVPEAIIGAGTVTNIQQFNEAEAAGAKFIISPGLTDSLLNYASGSDLPLIPGIGSVSELMMGKDAGLNEFKFFPAETNGGPQALKALASPFPSVRFCPTGGITPQNARHYLALPNVVCVGGSWLVTAQDLRENNYQRMTSLARQTAELAIIQA, encoded by the coding sequence ATGAACAATTCTCAATTGAGCGCATTACAGGTTTTACAAACGGGCCCGGTGATCCCTGTTTTGGTGATTGACAATGCCGATCAGGCCGTGCCTTTGGCAAGGGCGCTTCTGCAAGGCGGCGTGCGCGTACTGGAAGTGACTCTGCGGACGGCATGTGCGCTTGAAGCGATATCCAGGATAGCAAAGGACGTGCCGGAAGCGATTATCGGGGCCGGGACGGTGACCAATATTCAGCAGTTCAATGAAGCCGAAGCGGCAGGCGCTAAATTTATTATCAGCCCAGGCCTGACCGATTCGCTGCTAAACTACGCCAGCGGTTCTGATCTCCCCCTCATCCCGGGGATCGGCAGCGTTTCAGAGCTGATGATGGGCAAAGACGCCGGGCTTAACGAATTCAAATTTTTCCCGGCCGAGACGAATGGCGGTCCACAGGCGCTTAAAGCGCTGGCTTCCCCGTTTCCCTCCGTCAGATTTTGCCCAACCGGCGGCATCACGCCGCAAAACGCCCGACATTATCTGGCGCTGCCCAATGTGGTTTGCGTTGGCGGTTCATGGCTGGTGACTGCGCAAGACCTGCGCGAAAATAATTATCAGCGGATGACTTCACTGGCCAGACAGACAGCAGAATTAGCCATCATTCAGGCTTAA
- the kdgK gene encoding 2-dehydro-3-deoxygluconokinase, whose translation MEKINIAVIGECMIELSGSGGALKQSFGGDTLNTAVYLARRMKTHDAEISYITGLGTDLFSDAMICAWQEEDIHTEHVVRMPSRLPGMYHIETDAAGERQFHYWRAESAARFWLDTEQGNAVCHKLQAFDVLYVSGISLAILDPSSRNKLFQIFQTCRSRGGKIIFDNNFRPALWSSTFAARQVYRQMLSCTDMAFLTLDDEALLWGNASLAALQSRCQSAGIGEVVVKRGNNSCLVFTDGEMAEVPAVRLPASAVIDTTAAGDSFSAGYLAARLRGDTVTDSARQAHRLASLVIQYPGAIVPLTAMPE comes from the coding sequence ATGGAAAAAATAAACATTGCCGTGATCGGTGAATGCATGATTGAACTGTCCGGTAGCGGCGGAGCGTTGAAACAGAGCTTCGGCGGCGACACGCTGAACACCGCGGTCTACCTGGCAAGGCGGATGAAAACGCACGATGCAGAAATCAGCTATATCACCGGATTAGGAACAGATTTATTTAGCGATGCGATGATTTGCGCCTGGCAAGAGGAAGATATTCATACCGAGCACGTCGTGCGTATGCCCTCCAGGCTACCGGGCATGTATCACATTGAAACGGACGCCGCTGGTGAACGCCAGTTTCATTATTGGCGTGCGGAGTCCGCCGCGCGTTTTTGGCTGGATACCGAACAAGGCAACGCAGTATGTCACAAGCTACAGGCCTTCGACGTGCTTTACGTGAGCGGTATCAGTCTGGCGATCCTCGATCCCTCGTCACGAAATAAGCTCTTTCAGATTTTCCAGACTTGCCGCTCGCGCGGTGGAAAAATTATCTTTGATAACAATTTCCGGCCGGCGCTATGGTCATCCACGTTTGCAGCACGGCAGGTCTATCGTCAAATGCTGTCCTGCACGGATATGGCCTTTTTGACACTGGATGATGAGGCGCTGCTCTGGGGAAATGCGTCGCTTGCGGCCCTGCAATCACGCTGTCAGTCTGCGGGTATTGGGGAAGTCGTGGTGAAAAGGGGCAACAACTCTTGCCTGGTTTTCACTGACGGCGAGATGGCTGAAGTTCCTGCCGTGCGCTTACCCGCTTCAGCCGTCATTGATACCACCGCTGCGGGTGATTCCTTCAGCGCCGGGTATCTCGCCGCCCGCCTGCGGGGCGATACGGTGACCGACTCGGCCCGGCAGGCCCACCGTCTGGCAAGCCTGGTTATCCAATATCCGGGGGCGATTGTGCCCCTAACCGCGATGCCTGAATAA
- a CDS encoding flavodoxin: MKIAIVFGSTTRYTEMVADKIASRPGFENADLIDVEDMNFASLTDYNLLIFGIPTWDYGEPPSSWQDVWDELDQFDFSGQLCAFYGLGDQSGYARWFVDAMGILHDKIAAKGAIVIGEWSTAGYQFDSDKALTKDKKNFVGLAIDDVNQQALTDERIARWCSHLNSLISATNKFERPDGKNKHCRDR; encoded by the coding sequence ATGAAAATTGCCATTGTTTTCGGCAGCACGACCCGATACACGGAGATGGTTGCCGACAAAATCGCCAGTCGGCCCGGCTTTGAAAATGCCGATTTAATCGATGTAGAGGATATGAATTTTGCCAGTTTAACCGACTATAACCTGCTTATTTTTGGTATTCCCACCTGGGACTATGGTGAACCACCGTCATCCTGGCAAGACGTGTGGGATGAACTGGATCAGTTCGATTTTTCAGGACAGCTCTGCGCCTTTTATGGCCTGGGTGACCAGTCAGGCTATGCCAGATGGTTTGTCGATGCGATGGGCATACTGCACGATAAAATTGCCGCTAAGGGCGCCATTGTCATCGGCGAATGGTCAACGGCTGGCTATCAGTTTGATAGCGATAAAGCCCTGACTAAAGATAAAAAAAACTTTGTCGGCCTCGCTATTGATGACGTTAACCAACAGGCGTTAACGGATGAAAGAATTGCGCGCTGGTGTAGCCATTTGAACAGCCTTATCTCCGCAACGAATAAATTCGAGAGACCCGATGGAAAAAATAAACATTGCCGTGATCGGTGA